DNA from Metabacillus flavus:
CGACAAGCAATGAAGGACATAAATTCCAGTTAAAATAAAGAATGAAACCGAAATCCCTTCGAATAGAATGACTAAAGCCCAGGCTATTAAAATTACAACGAATGTAATATTCCAGGAAACCGCCTTCGCGTTTGACATCAAATAATGATAGCGTTCATCTAAACCTCGCTTCTTCTTACTGGAACGTCTGCCGAGAAACATGGCGGTCCCAGCAAGGATTACACCCGCAATCAGCCCGAAGAGGCCGATCCAATTGTTGAATATTGCTTCAGTCAATATTCTCATCCCCCTCAAAAATAAATAAATCCTCAATGCGGCATTTGAAAACCTGAGCAAGCTTGTGTGCTAAAACAAGGGAGGGTTTATACTTGCCCTTTTCCAATGAAATAACTGTTTGCCTTGATACATTTAATACTTGGGACAGCTCTTCCTGCGTGATATTGCCTTCTGTTCTTTTTTCACGAATGAGCGATTTCAACATCGGCCTCCTTGATAGATATGTAAAGCTTACTGTACATAAAGCTTACTTTGTTATTATTTGGAAGTCAAGTTCGCTTTACTTTTTTCTTTTGAGGAATTTCATTATAATAAGGGACAATTCTTATTTACATAGAGAGGCGGGTAACTTCAGATGCAGACATTTAACAAAACTCAATTGAAAAAATTTAAAGGAAAATACGAAAATCGTGGCAGGATCCTGCTTAAATGTGCAGACCGGCCAGGAATCGTGGCAGCCGTATCAAAATTTTTATTCGGCCATAACGCGAATATCATTGAATCCAGCCAATACTCATCTGATCCGGAGGGAGGCACCTTTTTCCTGAGGATTGAATTTGAATGCCCGGATTTAGCAGAAAAGCTTTCCACTATGAACACATACTTTAAACCGATTGGATCGGATTTTCAGATGGAGTGGAAAATTGTCCAGGTGACGGATCTGAAAAAAACAGCGATATTTGTTTCGAAGGAACCGCACTGTCTGCTCGAGCTTTTATGGGCATGGCAAAGCGGAGACATCATGGCGGATCTATCCCTTGTTCTAAGCAATCATGAGGACTGCCGGGAAATTGTAGAATCGCTCGGCATCCCTTTTTATTATATTCCTGCAACGAAGGACATCAGGCAGGAAGCGGAGGCCAGGCAAATGCACCTTCTGAATGAATACGGAATTGAACTCATCATCCTTGCCCGCTACATGCAAATTCTGACTGAGGAATTTGTTGCGGCCAATCCTAACCGGATTATTAACATTCATCACTCGTTCCTGCCTGCCTTCATCGGGGCAAGACCATACGAACGCGCCTATCAGCGCGGCGTAAAACTGATCGGAGCGACCTCCCATTATGTAACAAATGAGCTCGACGAAGGACCGATTATCGAGCAGGACATTGAGAGGGTATCCCATCACGACCATGTAGATGAATTGAAGCGGATCGGGCGCTCCATCGAACGAAGTGTACTTGCACGTGCGGTAAAATGGCACCTCGAGGATCGGATATTAGTGGATGGGAACAAGACAGTCGTTTTCTCCTAATCTTTAAAGGTCATGAAATGGTACGAAGGCGAATAAACTGTCTTGAATAGTTTATGACCCGGAGGTGGGAGATTTGAGCAAAAAAAATGACAAGCGGCAGCAGCCGCTCATGTATATTGTTCAGCCCGAAAACATGCAGCCCCAAGCACAAATGCAGCAGGTGGCCGTCAAAAAAAACCCTGTAAAGGCGAAGATTGACAAAAAAGAACCAGAAGCCAATCAAATCGATTCCATTGTAGAAACACCTGCAGAAGCCGCCCTTGACGCTCCGAAAACCATACCTGAAGAACAAGGAGCTGCCGAAATAAAACTGAATCAGCAAGCAGATGAAGCCGTTCTGGCAGAGACAGTGAAAACAGAAGGAAATGAGGAGGCAACTGAAGCCATCGTTGAACCTCCTAAACCTGTGTACGAACGCAAAACAAGGAAAGTGCTCAATCAAATGAGTGTGGTTGAGAAAATTGCGTTCTTCGCCAACCTGCCCGGCAATATCCCTAGAACGCTCTGTCAGGTTGAACTGGCAGACCAAACCTATAGAGGCATCATTATCGGCGAAACAGACGGCGTCGTTCATCTCAGAACAACCGCAAGCTCCCAGCCGGTAAACATCAAATCTGAAGATATCCAGGCCATCCAGCCGCTGGGCTTCTAATAAAAAGAGCTGAATCGGGATCATCCGAATTCAGCTCTTTTTTTATTAATTCTGATGAGTCCGATTGATCAAACGCGGGTTCAAGCACTGAATGGAACAGAAGCAGTTCAAATCCACTTCAATACAAGAATCTGTTTTTTCCAAACGGAAAACGTCACACGCGCTGTCTTCATGGAAATCCAGCACATCTTTCTTTTCGCTGAATGCGATTAGCAGGCGAAGAGTAGCGCAGCAGCCATTAATGTGTTCTACACGAAAGAAGATCGTATTGAAGCAATCTCCCGCGGAAAACCCTCCAACATTCCCAAACGCTTTGAAAGGAGTCCCTTTTTTCGTATATAGAATGAACGGAATTGTATCTCCTAATGTATTAACTGGGGAAAGAAGATTGCTGTAACAGCTAGTAGAGCACTGCTCCTCAACCGCATTCTGGAGATCGTTGATGTTTTCAACCGCATCGCATACACAGCTAAGGTCTTTTTGACGGATCATATTTTTCCCTCCCGATTAAGGATTTTATCTATACTAGGATAGGCAGGTACAAGACTAAATGTGCTAGTAAAAACGCCTATTATGGAAAAAAATTTAGATGATCCT
Protein-coding regions in this window:
- a CDS encoding DUF2178 domain-containing protein codes for the protein MTEAIFNNWIGLFGLIAGVILAGTAMFLGRRSSKKKRGLDERYHYLMSNAKAVSWNITFVVILIAWALVILFEGISVSFFILTGIYVLHCLSLILSAAYFSRHGG
- a CDS encoding helix-turn-helix transcriptional regulator; the encoded protein is MKSLIREKRTEGNITQEELSQVLNVSRQTVISLEKGKYKPSLVLAHKLAQVFKCRIEDLFIFEGDENID
- the purU gene encoding formyltetrahydrofolate deformylase, which encodes MQTFNKTQLKKFKGKYENRGRILLKCADRPGIVAAVSKFLFGHNANIIESSQYSSDPEGGTFFLRIEFECPDLAEKLSTMNTYFKPIGSDFQMEWKIVQVTDLKKTAIFVSKEPHCLLELLWAWQSGDIMADLSLVLSNHEDCREIVESLGIPFYYIPATKDIRQEAEARQMHLLNEYGIELIILARYMQILTEEFVAANPNRIINIHHSFLPAFIGARPYERAYQRGVKLIGATSHYVTNELDEGPIIEQDIERVSHHDHVDELKRIGRSIERSVLARAVKWHLEDRILVDGNKTVVFS
- a CDS encoding CotO family spore coat protein yields the protein MSKKNDKRQQPLMYIVQPENMQPQAQMQQVAVKKNPVKAKIDKKEPEANQIDSIVETPAEAALDAPKTIPEEQGAAEIKLNQQADEAVLAETVKTEGNEEATEAIVEPPKPVYERKTRKVLNQMSVVEKIAFFANLPGNIPRTLCQVELADQTYRGIIIGETDGVVHLRTTASSQPVNIKSEDIQAIQPLGF
- a CDS encoding CotY/CotZ family spore coat protein; the encoded protein is MIRQKDLSCVCDAVENINDLQNAVEEQCSTSCYSNLLSPVNTLGDTIPFILYTKKGTPFKAFGNVGGFSAGDCFNTIFFRVEHINGCCATLRLLIAFSEKKDVLDFHEDSACDVFRLEKTDSCIEVDLNCFCSIQCLNPRLINRTHQN